From a single Plasmodium yoelii strain 17X genome assembly, chromosome: 9 genomic region:
- a CDS encoding coatomer subunit gamma has protein sequence MLKQMVIKDKIQRNLLKGTGCEDDKFFVNPHSGDKANILQETRIFSSSPLNVQKCIKILTKILYLINKNETNLTSQECTEIFFNITKLFQSNNERLRRMVYLVIKNLPVSEKEVFIVTSSLTKDMNSSNDCYRANAIRVLSQTIDSILAAQIEKYLKTAIVDKNPFVSSSALLCGLNLFINTSSDIVKKWTNEITECVNSKHPMIQFHALTLLCSIKYNDKLALEKIISSYSKRSSNLSGSLANCLLIKYAAHLIYHTEKGDDIINGNNLSVNYNNVTQNINNTNIHPTTKLCFDFLKLCLKNKDPIVLYEAIKYIIELATYDVNGKNSTTIFNVEILTDCIKVCKLFLSSSKIIEKFCIIKKINKLAHFRPTIASKLNEDIEPLLSDENKNICVLAFTTLLKTGNEQNIDELLNQINTYMNNDNNSLFKIQIIQEVKNLCFIYPNKSKIILNFLSNNLRDEESYKFKSTIIDTIIHIITQIPNTEENAILQLCEFIEDCEYNSLLLTVIRFLLLYIPKTKKPSKYIRYIYNRLILENSTIRADGIYALFYIALKCQNNSKDILFLFKYLLADNDDEVRDRTNLFYHILKKRVQNDDAEKTESDVKNECEKTESGDNFVNQIIFDNNHLDIEKIIVGISNHIQNDVETEFDHDQIKDDLLYTTELSKEGLGLSQNVYSKKKSSYFESQNNTSNIPKSVEHLTDQAYIENVSPFIEKYNMGSLKSITKNTPLTETEAEYTVFVKKYIYINYMVLVFTINNTLNDQILSKVNLQMNSHEKKWTILEKTTIQNLHYNHPQNLYILLKKNIPFNILLDSTDSNSETKIGYSTQVGTGDNDNGNNDNGNNGNGDNGDGFDVSETFQCSLHFYVKEDEMDDGYPDTYSINNLNIQITDFIIPCNLRNSKFKLLWDSMNQYNSEYTSKFSLNFENIQLAVTGLLNILNMSPCDNTNIVDPNSNTHNILLYAKFLNESNILCMASLIFSQQYGCLLKIISRSTNKYLSEYLIKFLE, from the coding sequence ATGTTAAAACAAATGGtaataaaagataaaatcCAAAGAAATTTGCTAAAAGGCACAGGATGCGAAGATGATAAATTTTTTGTAAACCCTCATAGTGGGGATAAAGCAAATATATTACAAGAAACTCGTATATTTTCAAGTTCCCCATTAAATGTTCAGAagtgtataaaaatattgacaaagatattatatttgattaataaaaatgaaacaaattTAACATCTCAAGAGTGTactgaaatattttttaatatcacaAAATTATTTCAATCAAATAATGAAAGATTAAGAAGGATGGTATATTtagttattaaaaatttaccAGTAAGTGAAAAAGAAGTTTTTATTGTTACAAGCTCTTTAACAAAAGATATGAATTCTTCTAATGATTGTTATAGAGCTAATGCAATTCGAGTTTTAAGTCAAACTATTGATTCAATATTAGCTGCacaaatagaaaaatatttaaaaacagCAATAGTTGATAAAAACCCTTTTGTATCTTCTTCTGCTTTATTATGTggtttaaatttatttattaacacaTCTAGTgatattgtaaaaaaatggaCCAACGAAATTACAGAATGTGTAAATAGCAAACATCCCATGATTCAATTTCATGCTTTAACATTATTATGttcaattaaatataatgacaAATTAGCtttagaaaaaattattagtTCTTATAGTAAACGTTCTTCTAACTTATCAGGATCTTTAGCAAACTGTttacttataaaatatgcagCACATCTAATATATCATACAGAAAAAGGTGATGATATtataaatggaaataatttatctgttaattataataatgttacacaaaatattaataatacaaatatacaTCCAACTACTAAACTTTGTTTTGATTTTCTTAAAttatgtttaaaaaataaagatccaattgtattatatgaagctataaaatatataattgaattAGCAACTTATGATgtaaatggaaaaaatagtACTACTATATTTAATGTTGAAATATTAACAGATTGCATAAAAGTTTGTAaactttttttatcatcatctaaaataattgaaaaattttgtataattaaaaaaataaataaattagcACATTTTAGACCCACTATTGCATCTAAATTAAATGAAGATATAGAACCACTTCTAtctgatgaaaataaaaatatctgTGTTTTAGCATTTACAACTTTATTAAAAACAggaaatgaacaaaatattgatgaattattaaatcaaataaatacatatatgaataatgataataatagcttatttaaaatacaaattatacAAGAAGTTAAgaatttatgttttatatatccaaataaatcgaaaattattttaaattttttatcaaataatttaagaGATGAAGaatcatataaatttaaatctACTATTATAGATACAATCATACATATAATAACACAAATACCAAATACAGAAGAAAACGCAATTTTACAATTATGTGAATTTATAGAAGATTGTGAATATAATTCTTTACTCTTAACTGTTATAcgatttttattattgtacattccaaaaacaaaaaaaccttctaaatatattcgttatatttataatagaTTAATATTAGAAAACTCTACTATACGAGCAGATGGAATCTATGCTTTATTTTACATTGCTTTGAAATGTCAAAATAACTCAAAAGATATTCTATtcttatttaaatatttattagccGATAATGACGATGAAGTAAGAGACCGAACCAATCTCTTTTACCACATCCTCAAAAAGAGGGTTCAAAATGACGATGCGGAAAAAACAGAATCAGATGTAAAAAACGAATGCGAAAAAACCGAGTCGGGTGACAACTTTGTGAACCAAATAATTTTCGATAATAACCATTTAGATatcgaaaaaataattgttgGAATTTCAAATCATATACAAAATGATGTAGAAACAGAATTCGATCACGACCAAATTAAAGACGATTTATTATACACAACAGAATTAAGCAAAGAAGGGTTAGGATTGTCTCAAAAtgtttattcaaaaaaaaaatcatctTATTTTGAATCGCAAAATAATACATCTAATATCCCCAAATCTGTTGAACATCTAACTGATCAAGCATATATCGAAAATGTATCACCAtttattgaaaaatataacatgGGTTCATTAAAAtcaataacaaaaaatacaccATTAACAGAAACAGAAGCAGAATATACtgtttttgtaaaaaaatatatttatattaattatatggttCTTGTTTTTACTATTAACAATACACTAAATGATCAAATATTATCCAAAGTTAATCTCCAAATGAATTctcatgaaaaaaaatggacCATACTTGAAAAAACAACTATACAAAATTTACATTATAATCATCCAcaaaatttgtatattttacttaaaaaaaatattccttttaacattttattagATTCTACTGATTCAAATTCTGAAACAAAAATTGGTTACTCAACTCAGGTTGGTACTGGCGATAATGATAATGGCAATAATGATAATGGCAATAATGGCAATGGCGATAATGGGGACGGTTTTGATGTTAGCGAAACATTCCAATGctctttacatttttatgttaAAGAAGATGAAATGGATGATGGATATCCAGATACATATTctataaacaatttaaatattcaaataacTGATTTTATAATACCATGTAATTTACGaaattcaaaatttaaattattatgggATAGTATGAATCAATATAATTCAGAATATACAAGTAAATTTAgtttaaattttgaaaatattcaATTAGCAGTTACAggtttattaaatattttaaatatgtcACCATGTGATAATACTAACATTGTTGACCCAAATTCAAATACAcacaatatattattatatgcaaaatttttaaatgaatCAAATATATTGTGTATGGcatctttaatattttcacaaCAATATGGATGTCTTTTGAAAATTATATCAAGATCtacaaataaatatctttcagaatatttaattaaatttctGGAATAA
- a CDS encoding ras-related protein Rab-6, putative: MDEFQNSGLNKYKLVFLGEQAVGKTSIITRFMYDTFDNNYQSTIGIDFLSKTLYLDEGPVRLQLWDTAGQERFRSLIPSYIRDSAAAIVVYDITNRQSFENTTKWIQDILNERGKDVIIVLVGNKTDLADLRKVTYEEGMQKAQEYNTMFHETSAKAGHNIKVLFKKIAAKLPNLENNNNHEANVVDIQLTNDMNNNEKNILSKCLC; the protein is encoded by the exons ATGGACGAATTTCAAA ATTCCGGACTCAATAAGTACAAGCTTGTTTTTTTGGGAGAA CAAGCGGTTGGAAAAACATCCATAATTACAAGGTTCATGTATGACACATTTGACAATAATTAtcaa TCTACAATAGGTATCGATTTTTTGAGCAAAACGTTGTATCTGGATGAAGGGCCAGTAAGACTTCAACTTTGGGATACAGCCGGGCAAGAAAGATTCAGAAGTTTAATACCAAGTTATATTAGAGATTCTGCTGCTGCTATTGTTGTATATGATATTACAAATAGACAATCATTTGAGAATACAACAAAATGGATACAAGATATTTTAAATGAAAGAGGAAAAGATGTTATAATTGTTTTAGTTGGAAATAAAACCGATTTGGCTGATCTTAGAAAAGTTACATATGAAGAAGGTATGCAAAAAGCACAAGAATATAATACTATGTTTCACGAAACAAGTGCTAAAGCTGGTCATAACATAAAAGtcttatttaaaaaaattgcagCAAAATTACCAAAtcttgaaaataataataaccaTGAAGCTAATGTTGTTGATATACAACTAACTAAtgatatgaataataatgaaaaaaatatcctAAGTAAATGTTTGTGTTAA